Proteins from one Terriglobia bacterium genomic window:
- a CDS encoding TolC family protein, which produces MSIAKSITRIALFVAMLFTIVRVSAQEAQPASSTQAPLTLTLQDALNRARANSVAFQAALTDQGIAHEDKVQARAGVLPSVNYNNEFIYTQPNGTPSGVFIANNTVHEYLSQGNVHQALGYSNYADYRRARALEAVARAKAEVAKRGLVVAVVQGYYGLIASQRKYANVQQAASEAQQFLSLSQKLENGGEVAHADVIKAQIQFNDRQRDLREAQLAMDKSRLDLAVLLFPDFNLNFTVVDDAQLAPPLISFDEFVKVAQNRNPDVRASTAGFQAAKFEVASAQSAYFPTLTLDYFYGIDAAHFAAHEPDGTRNLGYAVAATLNIPIWNWGATHSKVVQANLRRKQAQRELTMAQRKLQADMRELYAEAEAAHAELELLKSSADLAAESLRLTILRYQGGESTVLEVVDAQNTLTQARNAFSDGEVRARTAVANLQTLTGTM; this is translated from the coding sequence TTGTCCATCGCGAAATCTATCACGCGCATAGCGCTTTTTGTTGCGATGCTCTTCACGATCGTTCGAGTCTCTGCGCAAGAAGCGCAACCAGCCAGTTCCACGCAGGCGCCGCTAACGCTCACGCTGCAAGACGCTTTAAATCGTGCACGAGCCAACAGCGTCGCGTTCCAGGCCGCGCTTACCGATCAGGGAATCGCGCATGAGGACAAGGTGCAGGCTCGCGCCGGAGTGCTGCCCAGCGTGAACTATAACAATGAGTTTATTTACACACAGCCCAACGGCACTCCCTCGGGTGTATTCATTGCCAACAACACAGTGCATGAGTATTTAAGCCAGGGGAACGTTCATCAAGCACTGGGATACAGCAACTACGCCGACTACCGGCGTGCACGGGCGCTGGAGGCGGTGGCGCGGGCCAAGGCTGAGGTCGCCAAGCGCGGGCTGGTGGTGGCCGTGGTGCAGGGCTATTACGGGCTCATCGCATCGCAGCGCAAATACGCCAACGTGCAGCAGGCCGCGTCGGAAGCGCAGCAGTTTCTTAGCCTGAGCCAGAAGCTGGAAAACGGCGGTGAAGTTGCCCACGCTGACGTGATCAAGGCCCAGATTCAGTTTAATGATCGCCAGCGCGACCTACGCGAAGCGCAGCTTGCCATGGACAAAAGCAGACTGGACCTGGCCGTGCTCCTGTTTCCTGACTTCAACCTGAATTTCACCGTGGTCGATGACGCCCAGCTTGCTCCCCCGCTCATAAGCTTTGACGAGTTTGTGAAGGTGGCGCAGAACCGCAACCCGGATGTTCGCGCCTCGACCGCTGGCTTTCAGGCGGCAAAGTTTGAGGTAGCGTCCGCACAGAGCGCATACTTTCCCACGCTCACGCTTGACTATTTTTACGGCATTGATGCGGCGCACTTCGCCGCGCACGAACCCGACGGAACACGCAACCTGGGCTATGCTGTGGCGGCCACGTTGAACATTCCTATCTGGAATTGGGGCGCGACGCACAGCAAAGTGGTGCAAGCTAACTTGAGACGCAAGCAGGCCCAGCGCGAACTCACCATGGCGCAGCGCAAACTTCAGGCGGACATGCGGGAGTTGTATGCCGAAGCCGAGGCGGCGCACGCCGAACTGGAATTGCTGAAGAGCTCAGCTGACCTGGCAGCGGAAAGCCTGCGGCTGACCATTCTGCGCTATCAGGGCGGGGAATCGACGGTGCTGGAAGTGGTGGACGCGCAAAATACGCTCACACAGGCCCGCAATGCTTTCAGCGATGGCGAGGTCCGTGCGCGCACGGCCGTGGCGAACCTGCAAACGCTAACAGGTACAATGTGA